The Gemmatimonadota bacterium sequence CGTACCGCTGGAAGATGTTCAGGCGGGGATAGTCCTGGGTCCACGGACTGGCGTTGTGCAGCAGGCGGGTGGAAAAGACGATCACGTCTCCCGCCTTCATGGGGATCGTGATCGATGTAGGAGGATCGTGCTCGACGGGCAAGTCTTCCGGCTCGGGAATCGTGGATTTATGGCTGCCGGGGACCAGGCAGAACCCCGTACCGGAAGGAACGTCGGCCAGTGCGACCCAGGTGGCCAGATGGCTGCAGTAGATCTCGCCGTCCGCCACCTGGAAATCGTTGTTGGGATTGCGGAATCCGTGGGTGACCTTGACCCCGTCGTCATCCCGGTGAAAATGCAGTTCTTCCGGGCCCTTGACCATGTGGGTGAATACGCAGTGCATCAGGCGGGGACAACCCCAAGTCAACCCGGCCACCACGCGGATGATCTCCGGGTTCATGTTGAGCCGCTGGAACACCTCGTGGCCGTAGTGGATATGGCCGATGTGGGTCTTGTTCGGCGCCTGTCGTCCCCGCTTAAGTGGAGCGGGAAGCTCCTTTTCGTCCGCGGCCAGCCATCCGTCCAGGACCGGGCGCATTTCGGACAGGTCAGCGTCCGGAACGACGCCGGTCAGCAGCAGGTAGCCCTGCAGCTCGAAATGCCACTTCTCTTCCGGTGACAGGAAGGACATCTGGGGCTGAGCCGTCATACCCGTTCCAGTTTCCACACGTCCGACGCCATGTGACTGCCTGCGACGACCCATAGCGCATCGCGGTACACGAAGATACTGGCCGCGTGCCGGGCCGGCCAGGGCGTATCCGGTACTTCGAACCAGTCTGTGCCGTCGCACGAGTACCAGACGTCGTTCAGGTTAACGCCGTTCCATCCCGCCAGCACCCACATCCGGTCATCGAACACGGCGGTCCCGTGATACTGCCGGGGCGTCCAGGGCGCGTTATGGTTATGGCACGCCCAGTGAACGCCGTCGGACGTACTCCACACATCATTGTGAAACGTCCGATCGGGCGTGTCCGGCGTTTCGTACGTACCACCGCCGAGAACCCAGAAACGACCTCGGTGCGCGGCGCTTCCGCCCACCATGCCGCGGGGCGCCCACCGGGGCTTGTTCGGTTCTAGTCTCGTCCAATCCGATCCGTCCGCCGAGACCCACACGTCATCGTAGAAACGGTCCTTGCCACTGGCGAAACCGGGCATGGTCTGGCCGCCCCATACCCAGAGTCTGTCCATCCAGGCCGCCGCGCCGTGCAGCACGCGGGGCGCCCAGGGGGCTTCTTCGAGCACGCAGTGCCAGTCCCGGCCGTTGGCCGACGACCAGACATCGCCCTGGTGATACCCCTGGTTGGCGTCGCCGCCGATCAGCCACATGCTGCCGTCGCAAACGGCGTATCCACCCGTGTGTCTTCCCGCCCAGTCCCGCTTCCTCTCGAAGGAGTCGTCCAGGTAGGTGTTGGGCTTTACCGGCGACCAGTCCCGCCCGTCGGTGGACCGCCAGACATCATTGCTGCAGACCCTGGGGAAATGGCGCTTGTCGCGCGGATTCCAGCCGCCGATCAGCCACATGGCGTCGTCGAAAACCAATGCGCCGGCTCCGTCGCGGGGCGCGAAGGAAGCGCGGGCCGTCACCTTTGTCCATTGATAACCCAAATCAGGCGCCCGGTATCGTATCCAGGTCCTTGCTGCACTGCTCGAGCACCTTCATCAGGTTGAAATCGCCGCCCCAGGGTACGAGACTGGCGCCCAGTCCTCGGTAGTGGGCGACCAGTTCGGGGCTGCCCGCAGTGATGCCCCAGGCCTTGCCGTGCCGTTCGGCCGCGTCCGACACCCGGGAAATGGCATCGTCCAGCGTCCAGTTGACATTGGGGTCGGTCTCCAGGCGGTGTGTCAGGTCGGCGGGGCCGATGAAGACCACGTCGATGCCCTCCACGGCCGCGATGGCGTCCACGTTGCGCAGGCCCTCCACGGTCTCGATCTGGCCGACGATGAAGGTCTCCCGGTTGGCGTCTTCGAAGTAAGTCGACCCTTCTTTCCACACCTCGATCCCGAAATCGCCGTCGAGGCCGGCGCCGTCGATGCCCCGGTTGCCCAGTGGCGGGAACTTCGTGCAATCGACGACATGGCGCGCGACGTCCGCAGTCGACATGAACGGGATCATGAAGCCCGTGGCGCCGTCTTCCAGATACCGGTAAAGGCGAGTCCTTTCCAGGGTCGGCGGGCGCACCATGCAGTCGATGTCGTGCTGCTTGCACATGGCCAGAATGGACTGGACCTCCCGGGCATCCATGGCGCGGTGTTCCAGGTCAAACCAGAGGCCGTCGTATTTGAAATGGGCGGCATAGCGAATGTAGAACGGCAGATAATGGCCGAGACCGGCCATCCGGACGAAGCCGGAGGAGCTAAGCTTGGACAGGACCTTGCTCTTGCGCATGCCGGATCCTTTCGGGGAAAACATCAGGAACTGGAGTCAGGATCGAAAAGCGACCGTCTGGCAGTGAATCAGTGCGGAAATTATCCACGTCCCGCGGTGCGGTGTCAAGACCTATCGGCGCTGAAATCTACACCTGCGCCATCCTGTGTGATGAATCGCGGCGGCCCCTGTGCGGCCTGAGGGCCTCTATTGGATTTTATTGTAGACTACCGAACATTAATGTATCATGGATTAATTTCCGCACGTTGGATGGCAAGGGCACCTGAGGCCAGCCATCCGGCATCCAGGAAACTTGATCACAGGAGCATCAGAAGGCCGACTACAGAAGGCCCATTTCAAAAGGCACACTGTAGGAGGCCCATCACAGGAGACACCTCGATGTTTCAGCATCTCTCGACCGCGGCGATCGGCGCACCCATTACCAGACTTGGCGTTTCGTTTTTTCCCGTCTACCTGCCGTCGAACGATCCTCCGGAGATCAGGACCGGAACCTCCTCCGGGATCGTTGTTCGGGAGCTCGATAACGCGGAAGTAGGATCCTTGCTGGCCGTCAACCCGACCGACACGCCGATTCTGATCGTTGACGGCGAGCACTTTCTGGGAGGCAAGCAGAACCGCGCCGTCAACGCTTCCGTGCTGGTTCCGGCACGAGCTGAACGAACCATGCCCGTGTCGTGTCTGGAGCAAGGGCGATGGGGACACGCCCAGTCGTACGAGCGCGATGTGGTGAATGCGTCGCCGCGGATTCGCAGGGTGATCCAGGAGGGCGTGTACGACTCGATTCAACGGGAGCAGACCCACGCGAGCGACCAGGGGAGGGTCTGGTCCGAGATCGCGGATGAGCTGCAATCCCATCAAGCACAATCCAGCACCTCGGCCGCGACGGAGAGTCATCGGGAAATCTATCGTCGCGACAAGGCACGGGCCGTGGCGGCCCGGGAACTCAGCGAGCTTGGACCGTTGCCGGGACAGTGCGGTATCGCGGTATCCCAGGGCCGGTGGATCACGGCCGTGGAGATCTTCGGCGCACGGCATCTGCTGGCGGAACACTGGGGCGCGCTCATCAAATCCCACCTGATGGAGCATCCCGTCCATACCGGTCCTCCGTCGGCCGATATAGCGCTGTGGGTGATTCGCCGCTTTGCTTCCATGGCTTCCCAGGAGGCTCCGGGTGTCGGACTCGGTACCGATCTGCGACTCCGCGATAAGAAGCGAATCGGCCAGGCGTTGACGTACGAGGAATCGCTGGTACATGGCAGTTTCTGGATGCGACAGGCCAAGGCGGCGTGACGTTGTAGAATGGGTAGGATGGGCCTCTTCCGGTAGTTTGGCATTCTCTGTATTATGCTGTCTGCTGCATGCGCCGTAATCAACTGCTTGACCCTGGATTCAACTGAATTAAACTTAGTCGTGATAACTCAGTCTGATACCGAAACCGAGATACGCCACCATGCGAACGCTAAACATGCGCGAGGCCAAGACACACCTGTCGAGGCTCGTCCGGGACGCTGAGAACGGTGTACCATTTATCATCGCGCGGGCAGGTAAGCCCGTCGTAAAGGTGATATCTGTCGAAGCGCCGGATCCAGGTGCGGGCGTAGCGCGTCGGATCGGGTTTCTGGATGGCCGGTTTACCGTACCCGAAGACTTTGACCACATGAGTTCAGCGGAAATCGAGAAGCTCTTCGAGGGCGGGCAGTGATATCTCTCCTAAATAAATGGTAGAGCGGTTCTTTCTGACTGGCGCCTATACCACGAGTCCACATTAAACCGGAAAACGGTCAATCCGATGACCTCCCTTGCCATCACCACCCCGATGCCACCACCGGCCTGGGCACTCCTGCAGAAGGAGTCCATGAGGGCCCAGGCCCGGGCCTGCGAGTACTTCTACAGCCGTTACTTCGATGAGCAGGGCTACATGCGCTGCGTGCCGCGCTGGGGCGGTGACGACGGGCCCGACGATGCCATCGAGAACCTGACCGGCTGGCCGGTCCTATACATGATGGGCGGTCCGGAGCAACTGCTCACCCTGAGCAACCTGGCGCAGGACGGCCATATCAAGCAGTATACCGAGGCGAAGACGGTCGACGTACCCTTCTGCCGGGACGGGATGTACTACAAGGAGTTCCCGGTGATGTTCGACTGGCTGCACAACGGCGAGAGCATGTCCGTCTTCGGAGATCTCGGCCTCTGCGACCCTGACGCCGAACAATTTGAACGCCGTGTGCGCCTGTGGTCCGGATTCTACATGGACGAGGATCCCGGGGCGCGGAACTACGACCCGGAGCACCGGATCATCCGCAGCCTGTTTAACGGGAGCCGCGGGCCCATGCTCCGCAAGGCCACGGCCCTGGACTGGACGGGTGATCCCATCGAGGAGGGCCGTTTCGTCCTGGCCCACGGCGAGCGAAACTACCAGGAGATGCTGGGCCATTTCAAGGACTACACCGACGTGGTCGGCGACCATCCCTCCAACATGCTGGCCACGGGACTGGCCTTCAACGCCTATGCACTGACTGGCGAGGACAAGTACCGGGACTGGATCCTGGAATACGTGGACGCCTGGGTCGAGCGCACCCGGGCCAACGGCGGCATCATCCCCTCCAATATCGGTCTGGACGGCACCATCGGCGGCGCCTGTGACGGAAAATGGTACGGTGGTTGCTACGGTTGGGGATTCACGACCGTCGCCCCGCAGGACGGCCGGACCGTACACCGTGACACGATCCAACTGGGCCTGTCGGGCTTCAGCCACGCGCTGCTGCTGTCCGGGGACCGGTCCTACGCGGCGCCCTGGAGCGAGATGATCGACCGGATCAACGAGCATGGACGGGAAGAGGACGGCCGGATGGTGTACCCCAACAAGTATGGGGACGACGGCTGGTACAACTTTACCCCGGGACCCTACAGTGTCGGCGCGATGGAGACCTGGTACTGGTCGATGTCGGATGCGGCGCGGGTGCGCTGCGCCGATGATGCGTGGGTGCGTTACCTGTCCGGTGAACATCCCACTTATCCGGAAGAGGCATTGCAGGCCGACCTTGCGTCGGTCCGGAAGAAGGTGGAGTGGATACGCAACGATCCCATGACGCCGGACACGCGCCTGTCCGACAATACCAACGGCGTCAATCCTGCAACACCAAACGCGTTGTTTCAACAGACTATGGGCGGTCCTGCCCCGAAGCGCGCCCAGGCGGTGCACTGCATGTTCCGGTATTTCGATCCGGGAAGGCGCAGGCCCGGGCTGCCGGAAGACGTTGCGGCGCTGGTCGACTCGGTCGGCGACACGAAATCGGCGGTAACACTGGTCAACTTGAACCCGGTAGACCCCGCCGAAGTCGTCATGCAGGGCGGCGCCTACCGGGAACACGCGTTGAAATCGGTTTCGGTAGAGTGCGAGGCGGGGGATGAGGACGGACGGACCGTGGAGGTGACCGGCGACTGTCTCAGAATCCGGCTCTCTCCCGGTTCCGGCGCGCGGCTCGAAATCGCCATGGAAAGGTATGTGAACCAGCCGACGCTTGCGTTTCCCTGGTAGATCCTGCGACAGCGACTACGACTGAGGCCCGTCCCCATCATACTCGACTGCCCAGCGTGCCGGCAACCCTGAATGTCACTCACCCCATCACCCTGAACGGGCTGTTCCCCACCCCCGGCCAGATCCGCACCACGCCCAACGTCGCCCGGACGCCGATCCAGACCCCAGTCATCAGCCAGATCCAGTCGAGCGCGTGGGGACCGGCGAGCAGTCCGGCCGCACCCGTGCCGGTGGCGAGGACCACGGCGTTCCTCAGGTACCGGTAGTCCCCCGAGCCCCAGTGCAGCCCGTCGGTGGCAAAGGCCAGGGCGTTCAGCGGTTGTACGACGACTGCGATGATCCAGGCAGAATGGAAATAGGCAATCGCGGTCGCGGGTACGAGCAGATCGATGATGATTCCGCTCCCCAGCCACAGGACAAGGCCCAACAGGCCACCCGACCACACGCTCCAGTGACACACGATGCGCGCCACTTTTCGGGCGCTCCGGATCCGGTCGCCGCCGAGGAAGTAGGCCACCAGGCTCTGGCCCGTGACGGCCAGGGCGTCCAGGACGAAAGTGCCGAACATCCACACCTGCCGGATCGCCTGGTGGGCAGCGCCGATGTCTGCCCCACCGTGCGTGGCCTCCCGGGTCGTCAGGAGCAGGAACAGGTTCAGCACGCCGGTGCGTATGAAGAGATCGGCGCCGACGCGCATCAGCCGGCGGACCGCGCCGAGATCTACCCGGAAGGACCATCCCAGCTTCCGCCTGACGGCCCAGATCGACCAGACCGCGCCGATCCAGTACGCGACGACGCTGGCCACCGCCGCGCCGGCGATGCCCAGGGCGGGAACAGGTCCCGCGCCGAAAATGAGGATCGGGTCGAGCACGATATTGATGCCGTTGATGCCGAGGGCGATCCAGAGCGGCGAGCGCATATCCTGGAGTCCCCGCAAAGCGCCGCAGGCCGTCAGCGTAATCAGGATGGCGGGGGCACCCAGCCAGCGCCAGAATATGTAGTCCACGGCTCCATCGTGGATCGCGCCCGACGCGCCGAGCAGCGTGGCCAAGTAAGAGGTGAGTGGAACGCCGAGGATGATGATCAGCAGCCCGAAGACTGTGCTCATGATGATGCCCAGGCTGCTCATGGAAACGGATCTGGACCGGTCGTTGTCGCCTTCGGCCTGGGCTACTTCGGTCTGGGTGCTGATTCCGAGGAAGTTGAACACCCAGAAGAGGCCGGATAGCGACACGGCGCCGACCCCGAGGGCGGCCAGCGACTCCGCGCCGAGCCGCTTGATGAAGGCGGTGTCCACGAGCCCGGTAAGCGGTTCCGCGATGAGCGAGAGCAGTACGGGGAAGGAGAGCCGTACCAGCGTGGCATGAGGTCTGGCCGTAAATGGATGGTCGGACGAGGTGGCTACGGGTTTTGAGTCGCGCATTTTCACCTGGGTGGCGTTCTTAATCGGCGAAACGATCCACCGCGAGGAGGTCGAGGTCGACATCCAGGTCGCTGTCGGCCTGCTCGTCGGCCCGCTCGCCGACTATGATCCTGCGGACCAGCTTCCCGGTCACCGGACCGAGGGATACCCCGATCATGGCGTGGCCGGCCGCCACAGCCAGGTTGCTGAAGTCCGGGACCCGGCCCAGAAAGGGCAGTCCGTCGGGCGTGCATGGACGCAACCCGCACCAGGTCTCCAGGATCTCATAAGAACCGATATCGAAATCCGGCAGATACCGGGGTACGGCGTTCAGAATGGCGGCAACGCGCCGCTGGT is a genomic window containing:
- a CDS encoding MATE family efflux transporter, with the translated sequence MRDSKPVATSSDHPFTARPHATLVRLSFPVLLSLIAEPLTGLVDTAFIKRLGAESLAALGVGAVSLSGLFWVFNFLGISTQTEVAQAEGDNDRSRSVSMSSLGIIMSTVFGLLIIILGVPLTSYLATLLGASGAIHDGAVDYIFWRWLGAPAILITLTACGALRGLQDMRSPLWIALGINGINIVLDPILIFGAGPVPALGIAGAAVASVVAYWIGAVWSIWAVRRKLGWSFRVDLGAVRRLMRVGADLFIRTGVLNLFLLLTTREATHGGADIGAAHQAIRQVWMFGTFVLDALAVTGQSLVAYFLGGDRIRSARKVARIVCHWSVWSGGLLGLVLWLGSGIIIDLLVPATAIAYFHSAWIIAVVVQPLNALAFATDGLHWGSGDYRYLRNAVVLATGTGAAGLLAGPHALDWIWLMTGVWIGVRATLGVVRIWPGVGNSPFRVMG
- a CDS encoding phytanoyl-CoA dioxygenase family protein — its product is MGRRRQSHGVGRVETGTGMTAQPQMSFLSPEEKWHFELQGYLLLTGVVPDADLSEMRPVLDGWLAADEKELPAPLKRGRQAPNKTHIGHIHYGHEVFQRLNMNPEIIRVVAGLTWGCPRLMHCVFTHMVKGPEELHFHRDDDGVKVTHGFRNPNNDFQVADGEIYCSHLATWVALADVPSGTGFCLVPGSHKSTIPEPEDLPVEHDPPTSITIPMKAGDVIVFSTRLLHNASPWTQDYPRLNIFQRYVFSWFFDLPHLYPLEEHREKLSDDMYELEKMTRDEKQVVKRVREMLDGP
- a CDS encoding 4-hydroxy-2-oxovalerate aldolase; translated protein: MRKSKVLSKLSSSGFVRMAGLGHYLPFYIRYAAHFKYDGLWFDLEHRAMDAREVQSILAMCKQHDIDCMVRPPTLERTRLYRYLEDGATGFMIPFMSTADVARHVVDCTKFPPLGNRGIDGAGLDGDFGIEVWKEGSTYFEDANRETFIVGQIETVEGLRNVDAIAAVEGIDVVFIGPADLTHRLETDPNVNWTLDDAISRVSDAAERHGKAWGITAGSPELVAHYRGLGASLVPWGGDFNLMKVLEQCSKDLDTIPGA
- a CDS encoding type II toxin-antitoxin system Phd/YefM family antitoxin — encoded protein: MRTLNMREAKTHLSRLVRDAENGVPFIIARAGKPVVKVISVEAPDPGAGVARRIGFLDGRFTVPEDFDHMSSAEIEKLFEGGQ